The window AGGTGCGTGTCGTGACCACCATCCGGTTTAAAATGGAGGCGTGATGACCAGATTATTGCGGGCTTGTCTTGTGTCAATTTTATTGGTTTTTTCTGAGAATGCACCTTTGTGGGCCGGCCAGAATGAAGATCCGCTTCCGTTTGCCGCTGGAATCTGTGCAAACAAAATTGTGGGGCTCATGGAAAAGAAAAGCTATGCCGATGCTGTCCGGCACATTGAAGCCTTCCAGGCCAAGGCAGAAACCGTTGAGCCTGATACGGCAGACAAAAAGGGCTACACCCACTATTACCTGGATTTTCTTCTGGGCAACTGCTGCATGATGATGGAAAAACAAGGGATCGGCTATGTGAAAAAAGCAGCGTCGGCCTATGAACAGGCCGTTAAAAAATATGACGGGTTTTACCAGGCATGGGTGAACCTGGGCCAGTGCCGGTATACCCTTAAACAGATGGATAAAGCTGCCCTGTCCTTTATCCGGGCCTATGATACTGCCCCGGAAAAAAAGGGAGTATACCTTTATCAGGCAGCGGCATCTTATTATTTTAACGCCGATTATCAGAACGCCTTTGATACCTTTAACAGGCTGCAGAAAAACCATCCTGCCGAAGTGACCCTTGACAGAACAGAGGTGCTGGTCAACATTCTTTTTTCTTTGAAAAAAAACCGGCAGGCCCTGCCCTATCTTAAAGAACTGGCTGAAAAATCCACGATAGAGAAAAAAAAGACATGGCAGGAGGTGCTGCTGTACCAGTACATGGAACTTGGCATGGATAAACAGGCCCTGGACTATGCCTGCACACTGACCTGTCAGGAACCCGAAGAACCTAAGTGGTGGCGGGCCTTAGCACATATCCATCTTGATAAAAACCGCCTTGAAAAAGGGCTTGAGGCGTTCATGGTTTACAGTTTCACCACGCCCTTGTCCGCATCCGAAACCAAACTTCTGGCTGATCTGTACGCCGGGTGCAATATTCCCCTGGAAGCGGCCAGGGTGTATGAAGCATGGCTGGAAAAGATTCAGAAAGACCCGACAGATCCAACCGATGTCAAAGGAAAAAAAATGACAGACCGCTTCCTTGCCATAGCCCAGGCCTACCTGCAGGGCAGGGATTACGAGACAGCCCTCAAGTGGGCAGACACAGGCCTTTCCCAGGGATGTGATGCAAGGCTTTTAGCCTTTAAGGCGGACCTGCTGTTCCGGGGGAAAAAATACAAACCAGCATATAGCGCATACAAGGAGCTGGCCGATCGCGGCAATTCCCCGGGCCGGTCCTGGCTCATGGCCGGATATGCAGCCCTGAGCAGCGAGAATCCGGAACAGGCAAAACAGGCTTTTTCCCGGGCCTGTAAATATCCCAAGGAAAAGCCGACAGCCCTGGTTGTCCTCAAACAAATTCAGGTAAGGCAGGCAGAAGAAGAACTTTAAGGGATTGGTACAACATATTGGACTGGATAATTTCAGAAGAAATATTCGACCATGCCATAAATGATTTTTCTTACCGTTCAAAGCTAAAGTGAACAAAAACGTTTCCGATAACATTCAAAGAGCAGTATTGATCGACCATTTTCCAAATCTTTTTCTACAGAAAGGAAAGGGTATGAGCCTATCTATTAACCAATCCAATACCATGCCGTCCATTGGTCCCACACTTGTCACAGCAGATGACATCGCACAAATGGTGCCGGAGGGATACTTTGCGACCCGGCAACTTGCCAGTGTAACCACAAACGAAACTACTGTTGAAGTGACCACAACCAAGGGAGATCAGGTAACCTTGACCCGGAGCTCTTCCCTGATTAATTACACATATCTGAGACCTGAAGGCATGGATGTCCCGGAGCTAATTGATGCCCAGGTTTTAAGTGAAAACGTGTCCATAGAGATCCAAGGAGAACTGAGCCAGGAAGAGCAGGATGATATTGCAGCCCTTCAAAAAGACCTGGTCCATTCCATTGCCAACAATTCAGAAACGAACAACACGTCCCAACCACGGCTTTCCGACTATGAGACTTTAAGCCGCCTCTCCCTTAATGCCCAGGTAGAAAAAATCAAAGCAAGCGCCAGGGAAATGACCATTGTACCAGAATCTGGCAACACGGCCCGAAACGTAAAACAGGCCGATGGCTTCCTTGTAAATTCGTTCCAGACCATCGCTGCCGCCACGTACCTTTCCCTAATTGTATAATAACTTCTTGTTCGAAATTATAATCTGCTCAATCGGCATGCTTATTACGGAAAATTCAGATTTATGGATGGCGTGGCTATGTTGGCGACCCTTCCCGGGCAACCGGATCACGACGCGGGTTTTGCGCGTTTTTATGGGGATACGCTAGCTGTCCAGCTTGCCGATCAAACGATTCATATTTTTAAGATTGACCTTTAATTCTGATATAATCGTCTGTTTTTCTTCATCTTTTTGATTTGAAGCGTTGAGGGTATCCCGATGGTGAGATTTCAACAACCCGCCCTCTATCAGACCTGTGAACTGCTCAATAATCTCATCCGCTGAAAAAGTGCTGTTTTCAGGCGAATACCACCGGTATAACCAATTACACATGCCAATGACGGCATTGGCGTACAGCTTGGAATTGACTTTCCGAAAGTATCCTTGAGTTATACCATCTTCGATAATGGAGGTGACAACTTTGGTAAATTTTAGTTTTTCTTTATGGATTTTGTCAAAATCTGTTTTGGGCAATTGATTCTCTTCACTGAAAAATACCGTGAACATGGTTAAATTCTGAATAACGACGGTCTTGAGATGCCGGTGAATAAAGAGCCTCATTTTTTCAGGAGGAGATAGATCCATTTCATTGATTTCATAAATCGTATCAAAAAAGCTCTCCAGCGCTTGAAGATAAATCTCGGACAAGACCTCTTCCTTTGAAGAGACATAGTGATAAAGTGCCGGTTTGGTCACTCCCAGCGCTTTGGCAACGTCATCAAGGGTTGCCGATCGATATCCTTTTTGGTGAAACAGTTTGGCGGCAGTCTCTATGATCACCTGTTTTCGAAGGCTTTTATCAAGACCTTTGAAACGCTTTTGTTTATTCATTTTTATTAATGGTGTGTTCACAATTTGAATCCTGAGACATCCTTTAATTTGGCGCGTCAATTGATCCGAACAGTCAACGGTCAATTATTCCAACGTCTTGCTTGACGGCTTTTTTTTAACTCATTATTAACATAATTGCATTTGCGGGCAAAGTTTAATTGCTGTTTCCAACGCCATCTGATGCCTGATAAACCGGAACGATTTTGCGGAACTGTTTGAGGGTTTTTAAATTCGTTTTCTTTTAAAAAATATGGTTGACTTGTCGGTAGAAAAAAATTACCTACGGGTAAAATATTTGTTGGGTGCTATAATTTTGACCTTAAAACGGGAAAGGAGTTTCAACCGATGCTATCCCATCTATTCCAGCCTATTCAAATTGGAAATATGACCATAAAAAACAGACTGCTCATGTCTGCCATGAGTATCAATTTCGGAGTCGATGAAAACTGTCATGTAACGGATCAACTCATCGAATATTTTGTGGAACGGGCAAAAGGCGGTGTCGGAATGATGCTGGTAGGGGGGGGAGGTGTTCATCCGAGCGGTCAGGAGCTACCTGATCTGCCTGAAATTTATACCGATTCCTGTATTCCCTCTTTGAAAAAGATGGTGGAGAGAATCAAGCCCTATGATGTGAAATTCGGAGTTCAGCTGATGCATGGCGGGCGTCAATCCTATCTGCCGGAAAAAGTGGCCCCTTCGGCCATTCCTGCCCCTGCGGTGGTTAAGGGAGAGGTTCGTGCACTTGGCATTGAAGAGATTCATGAACTGGCAGTCTGTTTTGGAGAATCGGCCCGGCGCTGCCGGGAAGCGGGATTTGATTTCATTGAAATCCACGCTGCCCATGGGTATCTCATCAACCAGTTTTTCGCTCCCAACTCAAATATCCGGACGGATGAGTATGGCGGATCATTTGAAAACCGAACCCGTTTTCTGTTTGAGATTCTGGATGAGATTAAAAAAAGGGCCGGCGATGATTTTCCCATTGGCGTTCGCATTAACGGCAATGATTACATTGAAAACGGTTGGGAACTGAAAGACACCCTTAAGCTGGCCCCGGAAATTGAAAAGGCGGGGACGGCATACCTGCATGTTTCAGGCGGTGTGTACGGTTCCACCGAGTTGACCATCCCATCCATGTATACGCCGCATGGCTGCTTCGTTCACATGGCGGAAGCTGTTAAAAAGCGGGTGACGATCCCTGTAATCACCGTGGGACGGATTAAAAAACCGGAGCATGCCAATCAGATCATTGAGGAAGGAAAGGCAGATATGGTCGCCCTCGGCCGCTCCATAATCGCCGACCCACACTACCCCAATAAAGCCAAAGCGGGTAATTTTTCACAAATCCGGCCTTGTGTGGGATGCTGCCTTGGTTGCATTCATGCCGTTCTTGCCAAGGAACCGGGGGGATGTGTCGTCAATCCCGATGTGGGCCGGGAGTATAAACTGAGTCAGGACCCTTTGCCGACGTCAAAGAAAAAAGTTCTAGTGGTGGGAGCCGGGCCTTCCGGAATGGCCGCAGCAAGACTTTTTGCCATTCGCGGTCATGAAACCCGGATTTGCGAAAAGGAATCAAATAGTGGCGGGCTTCTCCAGCTTGCGGCAAAAGCTCCGGGACGGGGGGAACTTGGTGACATTCTCAATTTTTTCCACGAAGAGCTAAACCGCCTGGGAATTGAAATTCAATATAATACGCCCCTGTCCCATGAATTGATCCGGAAGTTATCTCCGGACCTGGTCATCCTTGCCACCGGATCCCTGCCGGAGATGCCCATGATCAAAGGGCTGTTTCAATCGGACATGGCAGTTGTCACCAATGTGGATCTTCTCAAGGGGAACGAGGCTGCCGGAGACCGGGTCATTGTCCTCGGGGGGGGGATGACCGGGCTGGTTACAGCCGATTTTCTAGCTGATCAGGGTAAGGAGGTGGTGGTTTTGAACCGTAAAAAGAGTTTTGCCGAGGAGATGTCCTCCAATGATCGCTATTATCTTCGGGAACGGCTGAATTTAAACAATGTCGTTCTTTATAAAAATGTCAGTATTCAATCTTTTACATCTAATGGCGTTGAATTCAAAACCCAAGGAGAGAAGATGGGCTTGGCGGGGTTTGATACCGTGGTGCTCTCTGAAAAACATCAATCCATTCAGGACCTAAAAAAGTTCGAAAAAGACAGCCGGGCCAGTTTCCATCTCATTGGAGATGCCAAAACACCGCGGCATCTGATGTACTGTATCAGCGAAGCCGAAGAGATCGCCAGATCAATCTAAAACTGGAAATCCGCAACCCATATCTTCTTTTATATGAAAGTCTGTGTAACCTACGCAGATCTTTCAACCTTTGTTGTGGGTCGAAGCCTGACAGATGATATGTCTGGCTCGGCCCATGGCCGTTATATGAAAGATCTGATATATCCGAGACGCTCTGGTATATCGTCGAAGGTAATGATAAAAAGCGTGCCCGCCTTAACTGCATCCATCACCTGCTGGATCAACTTCCCTACGAGGAAGCCCCCTAAGAACCGGTCACCCTGCCGGATCGAAAACACAATCCTGACTATGAGCGCGCTGCGCGTCCACCAGAACTGTATGTCCCCAAACGATACAGCCTATTGCTTTTGAAGAAAAACAACTGGGCCGGAACAGCCCCTGCCTTTGCCACAACCTGCACCCCCTTTAAACGAATCGCCTCATAAACCTATCTGATGATTTTCCCACTTGCTTTATTTCAAAGATTTCCTTTCATAAGGCTTTGTGCTAATAAAATTGAGAGAAAGGCAGCGCTTTAATTTTTATGAAAAATTTAGGAAGACTGATCACAGATGCCAATAAAATTCTGCACCCAATGCGGCCATTCCATAACACAGCAGGTCCCGGAGGATGATGACCATGTCCGGGCGGTATGTTCCTCATGCGGCCATGTCCACTATGAAAACCCCAAAATGGTTGTGGGAACAATTCCTGTTTTCCAGGACAGGATTTTAATGTGCAAACGCAATATTGAGCCGAAAAAAGGATACTGGACCCTTCCGGCAGGATACCTTGAAAATGCGGAATCCGTTCAGCAGGGTGCCGTGCGTGAGACGCTGGAGGAAACCCGCGCCCAGGTCCAAATATTGTCGCCGTACAGACTGTTCAATATCCTGTTTGTAAATCAGATTTACATGATGTTTATTGCCGAACTGTTATCCCCCAATTTTGGCCCCACCTCGGAAAGTACTGATGTTCGCCTGTTTTCCCAATACGATATTCCATGGGATGACATTGCCTTTGACGTCATCCGTCAGACCCTGGAAGACTATTTCAAAGACCGGGGAAATGCGGGAAAGCATGCCT is drawn from uncultured Desulfobacter sp. and contains these coding sequences:
- a CDS encoding tetratricopeptide repeat protein — translated: MTRLLRACLVSILLVFSENAPLWAGQNEDPLPFAAGICANKIVGLMEKKSYADAVRHIEAFQAKAETVEPDTADKKGYTHYYLDFLLGNCCMMMEKQGIGYVKKAASAYEQAVKKYDGFYQAWVNLGQCRYTLKQMDKAALSFIRAYDTAPEKKGVYLYQAAASYYFNADYQNAFDTFNRLQKNHPAEVTLDRTEVLVNILFSLKKNRQALPYLKELAEKSTIEKKKTWQEVLLYQYMELGMDKQALDYACTLTCQEPEEPKWWRALAHIHLDKNRLEKGLEAFMVYSFTTPLSASETKLLADLYAGCNIPLEAARVYEAWLEKIQKDPTDPTDVKGKKMTDRFLAIAQAYLQGRDYETALKWADTGLSQGCDARLLAFKADLLFRGKKYKPAYSAYKELADRGNSPGRSWLMAGYAALSSENPEQAKQAFSRACKYPKEKPTALVVLKQIQVRQAEEEL
- a CDS encoding TetR/AcrR family transcriptional regulator, whose protein sequence is MNTPLIKMNKQKRFKGLDKSLRKQVIIETAAKLFHQKGYRSATLDDVAKALGVTKPALYHYVSSKEEVLSEIYLQALESFFDTIYEINEMDLSPPEKMRLFIHRHLKTVVIQNLTMFTVFFSEENQLPKTDFDKIHKEKLKFTKVVTSIIEDGITQGYFRKVNSKLYANAVIGMCNWLYRWYSPENSTFSADEIIEQFTGLIEGGLLKSHHRDTLNASNQKDEEKQTIISELKVNLKNMNRLIGKLDS
- a CDS encoding FAD-dependent oxidoreductase — protein: MTIKNRLLMSAMSINFGVDENCHVTDQLIEYFVERAKGGVGMMLVGGGGVHPSGQELPDLPEIYTDSCIPSLKKMVERIKPYDVKFGVQLMHGGRQSYLPEKVAPSAIPAPAVVKGEVRALGIEEIHELAVCFGESARRCREAGFDFIEIHAAHGYLINQFFAPNSNIRTDEYGGSFENRTRFLFEILDEIKKRAGDDFPIGVRINGNDYIENGWELKDTLKLAPEIEKAGTAYLHVSGGVYGSTELTIPSMYTPHGCFVHMAEAVKKRVTIPVITVGRIKKPEHANQIIEEGKADMVALGRSIIADPHYPNKAKAGNFSQIRPCVGCCLGCIHAVLAKEPGGCVVNPDVGREYKLSQDPLPTSKKKVLVVGAGPSGMAAARLFAIRGHETRICEKESNSGGLLQLAAKAPGRGELGDILNFFHEELNRLGIEIQYNTPLSHELIRKLSPDLVILATGSLPEMPMIKGLFQSDMAVVTNVDLLKGNEAAGDRVIVLGGGMTGLVTADFLADQGKEVVVLNRKKSFAEEMSSNDRYYLRERLNLNNVVLYKNVSIQSFTSNGVEFKTQGEKMGLAGFDTVVLSEKHQSIQDLKKFEKDSRASFHLIGDAKTPRHLMYCISEAEEIARSI
- a CDS encoding NUDIX hydrolase, whose product is MPIKFCTQCGHSITQQVPEDDDHVRAVCSSCGHVHYENPKMVVGTIPVFQDRILMCKRNIEPKKGYWTLPAGYLENAESVQQGAVRETLEETRAQVQILSPYRLFNILFVNQIYMMFIAELLSPNFGPTSESTDVRLFSQYDIPWDDIAFDVIRQTLEDYFKDRGNAGKHAFQPHDFGFKIKDLEIHPPIRGIL